The nucleotide window tcttctttttgtaatATGTCCTTTatccttttctgtttttcttcatttttcgaaATGTTATACAAttaaatccaacaaaattatAATCAATGAAGCGAAAAAGTATAATTATGCAGTGCACTTCAACAGTAACCAGAGTGAAACTAATCTAGCTGCACTCTCATATACCAAAATATATGCAAACTAAGCTCGGACTCAAGCCATAAAGAAAAAGGACTAACAGACAGAGCCTCCTCACATTTTGAGGTTTGTCTCCAAAGAATTCACTCATATATCACATACAACAGTTTGTCTGCCCACTATATCAACACTACGGAAACTTCCATACTTATGTCCCGACACCCAAATTTCTAAAGGTGGGTGGTTGAACATTCTTCTCTGTTCATTCGCATAATTCAAAGGAATGACCTCCCATTGATGCTATTCATTTCAGATGGGATTCATTGCAAACTGGGGATCAAACccaagtaaaagaaaatttacatTCAATATCTTTGCTTTTGATAGAAAATGCCGACCACTCAGACAAAGTTTACCCACTCACTAATTATGACTGAATTAGATCaagataacaaaattttcCATCAACGCGTCATATACTGGGAGAGGGAGCGAGGACAGGAGGGGAGATGGAAAAATATATTCACGTTTTGTTTTCATTCCTTTTTCAAGCAAATAAAGAGAGAAGGGGGGGACGGGGGGGACGGGGGGTGTGTTCATATAGAACCTCTGAAGATATTATCAAGCAGCTACAGAAAATGAGATTAAGTAGctttaggaagaaaaaaaaaaggaaaagggaaaTGCTACCTCAATCAAAGATTCCACCCGACGCCGCATCCTTGTATGCATGAAACCCTCAGAACACTGTAGAAGAATATGCACAAAAGATACTGAGATCAAACATATCAAATGAAGAAATCGAAATATAGTAAATCATTAAAGACATGACATGCGGCCATGCTGCAATTACAGTCAGTAAGGTACACacagacaaaagaaaacaaaattgtgcGGACAACTACTAGCAGCATGGAAAGATAGGTCCAGCATTACTTGCACATGAAGCTTGGAAAAATTCAACAAGTTTCTGTAATTAAGagtaaattaaacaaagaaaaaaaaatatttgacttCCCACACATAAGACGTAACTTTCTGCAATGCCTATATCATACCATGTCCATTCATCAATACAAAGTAATATGACATACAATTTCTTtccgaaaagaaaagagaataatattcagcaaaataaaatagtaaatCTAAATTCTAATTACTAACTCGACCTTAACCCACTCGCACTGTACTAATATTATACTTTAATAACATTCTGTAGcatgttgtattataaatattagaAGTAGGGTCTATAGTTTATCAATTTTTGTGTTAGAAAATAAAGAAGTTGAGGACAAAAGATGGAATAATAAGTTCAGGTTAAAAGATCACACCTTAACATGATAACTAACATAAGCATGAAAAGTTGATAAACTGCAAACTGTTCGATCCAGTTTCTTGCCTTCCACGTGACGAGGGAAAATAACTGCATCAGTACACAATACAAATTGTTACAGTGAAAAAATATAGATAAACTTCTTATTTCTCTGACATTACCAAAAGTGACAAATCCTGCATTGGCAGATAGTGCTTCAGCAGGAGCTTCCTTTAGTTCTAACGGAGGGGTAGGAGACCACAAACAAGGAGGGGCAGTATTAAGTCCAGCCATGCGTCTTGCTTCCACAAATTCCTAAATGGTAATAAAAGCCTTCGCAATTAACAATAAGAAATcaccaaacaaaagaaaatggatcCAAGTCAGCATAACTTGGAGAGTAGCAGGATTCAACAAGCTAGCATTATCTAAGGTCTAAAAGCACTTATAGCCTCATCAACAGATATATAATAGCCCATTACAATCTCTTCCCCAATAAGAAATTCCTCTTTGCAATTTAAGATCATATACTTATTATACCTGCAGGAAGGAAGTTGCAAGAACAATATCAATAGAGTCCTTGAATCTCATAGGGAATATTACCGTCACTTTCTCTGCCTgcaaaaaattttgaaaatttcacCAACAAACTTTCAACTGCTTTCCTTCTTATTAGCTAAACTAGAGAATACAAAAGATAAAGAGCAATGTGATAACTTGTTGACCTTAATCTGTAATTTTACCTGAGGAATAAGGAAAAAGGACTCGTTTGGCCGATGCACAAGAGCAACAAGCCCATCAGTATTGGAAGCAACAGTCCTTGAAGTAAGCTTCTTCAGAATTCCTCTCAATGGAGCGCCTAGCACCACTTCTCTTACAGATGCAATCTTTACCAAAAGAGCATGTTTGTACTCTACACAAGAATAGCATTTAAATAACAAagtcacaaaaggaaaaattggaaaatcagACAAAAAGTAAATACATGAATTGGAACGTGGTCAAAAAAAGGGATGCCCACAAGAGGATAATCTAAACTCAGCAGGCTTTatagtgttgaatcaagcaATCCAAGAAGCTAAAGTTGTCTGGAGACAACCCAATATTGTATATCAAGCTAAAAGTATACTAACACAAGAAAACTCCCAAACAATACAAGAAAATCTCAATATAACATCACGCAAAGAATCTTATCATTGTCCCCAATAGGCCCATATACTTAGCAAGCTAGCAAATTTTCATAGCATTGACTGGCTTTAACAAGATCCTAAACGTTTTGAGCACATATCCATGGCAATGGCAAGCTTATAATGACCTTAGAAAAGGAACTCGTTGAACCTTCATCTGGAGGGAGTTTAGAGAGATTGAGCTTCAATGTGAGATTAAACCCATCTCTTGGGGGGTCAAGAATTTGAACAACCGCACCATATGCAGCCTTTATAGCCTCTATAGCTCCAGACGGAAGCCCACCCAAGAACACGGTTTCTTGAGGTGGAGTGGGCAACGATACAGAAAGTAACAAGATATGTGGGTTCTTCATCGTCACCTGCATAATTTCAGCCATTCAATAACCCATTACAACGGTTCAAAATCCTTAATTGAATTCTTGGTAATCACCTGAATATGGTACCGAACGTCATCGAACTCGGCCCAGTGGTAGTCCGCCTCCACTGCTTTTTCGATGCTGCACAATAAGCAAAAACCAACATGGTGAGGAACAATGAGAggggaagaaggaagaagaagaatttaaTCGttgaaagggaaaagaaacgAACTTTTGGAGGCGATTGAGCAAGGTGTCAAGGAGAAATCTTGAATGGGACTGCAAGAGAATCATTGAAATGAAACGGGTTTGCGGATTTGAGTGTGTTTGAGGTGTGTGTGGCTTCTGCTGCTCAGTCTCTGTGCGTCGGTGAGAGCTCAGAAATGCACAATAGCTGAGAATGGAATGGATCTACAGTTGAGAATTTGAGATGGCGTGTCACTCCAGGAGTTCCAACAAGACCACAGACCACAGTGTCGTTTTTCGCTTTCTTTgacctcctttttttttcttttcttttttctgtttttgcttttACGGCCTTTTTTATTGCTATTTGCTCCTCGGATGCCGGATGGCTCCAACTTGGGTACCCTAGTTCTTTCTATATTCCAAAATTCCACCCTCTCTTTCCCGTTTAActctatttaaaatataatttctttttagaaaTATGTTACcgaattttgtgttttttaaaatagaaatttacatggaaagaaaaagaaaataagaaattacaGTGAAAACAAGATTGAgagtaaattaaattttaaaaaaatctatacAGTGATAAattcatgaatttttctttttcaaatccACACTATTTTGCTCGGTTTCCTTTGGCTCCCTACCTAGCCTTTTATCAAACAACTCATTTTCAATTGCATTTACTATTTCTACTAAATTTGCATACCACCTAAATTTCAAGCctcttataaaaaattttaaaaaaattaagaatcattccattttcaattgaaatgcaaatattaatattttctctttttaagaaccaattaataatattaataatgaaGTTAATTGGACGTTTTGTATCAAGTTTACATGACATTTTATGTGAATTTGTAATATTTTAACTTGTACTTACAtataaattttccttttaatgtattatatttaatgaaaaggGGATTGTATTTCCTAAATTTTTATAGGGAAATAGCTCAAAATACCACcaagtttataattttttgtgaaaataccacccctccctaaaaattttaaaactaccacctataaatacatctttATTGTCCACTGATTGCACCCATAtcacattttcaaaattttggttcTCTCTCAGCTTGCTCAAcccccttttctctctctgtctctctatctctctctctctctctctctctctctctctctctctctctctctctttttgctCTCTCTAGAGCAcagctctctgtctctctctttgctctagAGCAAATCTGTGTCTCTCTTTGCTCTAGAGCAAATCTGTGTCTCTCTTTGCTCTAGAGCAAATCTGtgtctctctttgctctctctctctctctagcgcagctctctctttctctaacGCAGTGGTCTTCCTCCCGCAGCGATGTCTGTTCATCGAAGCTTAACTCCACTATTCACATCCAAAATGTACTAttcatcatcattttctttggGTTTGGGGGTTTCTTTGAAGTTGGTTTAGGGTGTATgatttctatgaaattggtttagggtttaggggtttctctgaaattggtatAAGGTTTATGAGTTTCTATGAAAttagtttaggggtttctctgaatttGGTTTAAGGTTTATgagtttctctgaaattgttTGATTGTGATGATTCCTTGTTTGAAACAGTGAATGAGTGtgttctttgttctttgtttgaaACTGCTGTTGTTATTGGTATCGTGTTGCTGTTTTATTGCtattttattatggttttattCCCGTTTCATTGTGGTTTTAATGGTTTTGGCAATTTATGCAATTGGATtctgtgtttgtttgttgttttgtttcatctaaagaaggaaaattgtaGGTGTTCATTTATAGTCTCTACATTAGGCATCCTTCAAAGATCACATATTATCGGCTCAAGCTTACGATTGAGGCTTTAAAGGGGGgaggcatatatatatgaggTAAATATGATAATGTCAGTGAATTGAGTTCAGTGTTCACTTATCACTTGGGAATTCACTGTGCTCCTTAATTATGTCAGGAAATCATTTATATGAAGATGCAGACATCGAAGCTGTGCTGGAGGTGCTTTATATGGTCATCCATCCATTTTGATAGAACTATTTGGTTTAGGTATTCTGTGTAGTAAGGTGAAATAATTTACAGGGTCTTTGGCCATATTGTACATGGTGAAATGTAATATTGTACAATTGGTGGCGGTGGCTAATTGCCTTACATGGCACATAAACTGTTtccatttttgggttttgtttttgagttgCAATCGTGGTTAGCATACTTATTCTTTAGGTTGTGAAGTTCAACTATTTCGTAATGCTCGATATATAAACATACTTGCTCTTTATGGAGGTATAACAGTTTACTTGTTTGAAACGACGTATTCGTTTTCATTGACTTCTACTCTTTTTTGTATCCATTTTTGACATTTGGTCCATGtagttttcttcatttttctgtgcTCAATCCAATCATATATAGAACACAAAATTTGCGTAATGGGTAGAAAACTTAAAGGTCAAAAAATGGACATAtggcaaaactgaaaaacaaaggaagTGCATAATTCATTTCTATCTAAAAAGCAATAAAATGGTGATACCTTAGTGATACAATAGCGATATAGTGGCGATAAAAAGGTGCTAGAAATTGCTGTTTGTGTTCattttgggtttcttgttttgtttcatttcatttacttatcTTGACTCATTACTAGTTAATAATGGAATGATTACgagattaatttgtgtcaattattaatacaagAATTACATATATGAAGATTAAGCCGAACAACATCCATTTTAGACTGCATTTTAGACATGCAAAATAAATCGCCACCGAACCCTAACAATACTATCCCGCGAAGGGAAAACCAAGGCTACACTTTTAGATTgcttcataaaaaatttgacatcatcatcgtcctcaATCTTTATGTGCTTCCACTCATTCGAGGCCACCAAACTGAGAACTTTAAACAAACCTTATCTTCCCTGCTGTTTGTATTACTAATCTGATGCATACAATCCAACAGTTCAGCAAATGTGATGGTTCGTGAAACTA belongs to Prunus persica cultivar Lovell chromosome G4, Prunus_persica_NCBIv2, whole genome shotgun sequence and includes:
- the LOC18780939 gene encoding actin-related protein 2/3 complex subunit 2A, with the translated sequence MILLQSHSRFLLDTLLNRLQNIEKAVEADYHWAEFDDVRYHIQVTMKNPHILLLSVSLPTPPQETVFLGGLPSGAIEAIKAAYGAVVQILDPPRDGFNLTLKLNLSKLPPDEEYKHALLVKIASVREVVLGAPLRGILKKLTSRTVASNTDGLVALVHRPNESFFLIPQAEKVTVIFPMRFKDSIDIVLATSFLQEFVEARRMAGLNTAPPCLWSPTPPLELKEAPAEALSANAGFVTFVIFPRHVEGKKLDRTVCSLSTFHAYVSYHVKCSEGFMHTRMRRRVESLIEALDRAKPGMENAKNASQSRSFKRLSLKEARANSN